A genomic window from Anas platyrhynchos isolate ZD024472 breed Pekin duck chromosome 13, IASCAAS_PekinDuck_T2T, whole genome shotgun sequence includes:
- the HYAL1 gene encoding hyaluronidase-1, protein MWRWWHCWTLLLLPTPTSAATTTGPGPGPVLAGRPFVTVWNVPSEPCARWHNVTLPLGVFDVLANAQQAFEGQDVTLFYSQRLGLYPHYSPQGDPVDGGLPQNASLAAHLRQAASDVQSALPDASYGGLAVIDWESWRPLWVRDWGSMDVYRQRSEELVRQQHPEWPSSLVEKLAQQQYEEAARNFMEQTLQLGERLRPGGYWGFYGFPDCYNNDFDSPQYDGSCPAVERQRNQELGWLWNSSRALYPSIYLPTQLKGTGKVLSYVRYRVAEAFAVQDGVLAAAIPVLPYAQIAFDNTIDFLSEEDLVNTIGESAAQGAAGIVLWGSSNYSTSKETCLKLKDYLDGALGHYIVNVTTSAQLCSQSLCSGHGRCVRRGDQESFLHLDPLRFAIDLSAAKPQPVVRSLAAGVDTSQLAEGFSCQCYSGWQGERCDTQRASP, encoded by the exons ATGTGGCGGTGGTGGCACTGCTGgaccctgctgctcctgcccaccCCGACCTCTGCTGCTACCACCACCGGTCCGGGTCCTGGTCCCGTCCTCGCCGGCCGTCCCTTCGTCACGGTGTGGAACGTGCCGAGCGAGCCGTGCGCCCGCTGGCACAACGTCACGCTGCCCCTCGGCGTCTTCGACGTGCTGGCCAACGCGCAGCAGGCCTTCGAGGGGCAGGACGTCACCCTTTTCTACAGCCAGCGCCTGGGGCTCTACCCGCACTACTCCCCGCAGGGGGACCCGGTGGATGGGGGGCTGCCGCAGAACGCCAGCCTGGCTGCCCACCTCCGCCAGGCTGCAAGCGATGTGCAGAGCGCCCTGCCTGATGCCTCCTATGGTGGGCTGGCTGTCATCGACTGGGAGAGCTGGCGCCCGCTCTGGGTCCGCGACTGGGGCTCCATGGACGTCTACCGCCAGAGATCGGAGGAGCTGgtgaggcagcagcaccccgaGTGGCCCTCCAGCCTGGTGGAGAAGCTGGCCCAGCAGCAGTACGAGGAAGCCGCCCGCAACTTCATGGAGCAGACGCTGCAGCTGGGTGAGCGCCTGCGGCCCGGCGGCTACTGGGGCTTCTACGGCTTCCCCGACTGCTACAACAACGATTTTGACAGCCCGCAGTACGACGGCAGCTGCCCGGCGGTGGAGCGCCAGCGCAACCAGGAGCTGGGGTGGCTCTGGAACAGCAGCCGGGCGCTGTACCCCAGCATCTACCTGCCCACGCAGCTCAAGGGCACCGGCAAGGTGCTCAGCTACGTCCGCTACCGCGTGGCCGAGGCCTTCGCCGTCCAGGACGGCGTCCTCGCCGCCGCCATCCCCGTCCTGCCCTACGCCCAGATCGCCTTCGACAACACCATCGACTTCCTCTCCGag GAGGACCTGGTGAACACCATCGGGGAGAGCGCGGCTCAGGGCGCTGCGGGCATCGTGCTCTGGGGGAGCTCCAACTACAGCACCTCCAAG GAGACGTGCCTGAAGCTGAAGGACTACCTGGACGGTGCCCTGGGCCACTACATCGTCAACGTGACGACCAGCGCCCAGCTGTGCAGCCAGAGCCTCTGCTCGGGCCACGGCCGCTGCGTGCGCAGGGGGGACCAGGAGAGCTTCCTGCACCTCGACCCGCTCCGCTTCGCCATCGACCTGTCGGCCGCCAAGCCCCAGCCCGTGGTGcgcagcctggctgctggcgTGGACACGTCCCAGCTGGCCGAAGGCTTCAGCTGCCAGTGCTACAGCGGCTGGCAGGGAGAGCGCTGCGACACCCAGCGTGCCTCCCCGTGA
- the HYAL2 gene encoding hyaluronidase-2 → MRGGCSAALALPWLALLALARQPPEKPSAAPLLTRRPFLVAWNVPTQDCKPRFQVALDFSIFDLQASPNEGFVDQNLTIFYKERLGLYPYYTSQRVPINGGVPQLSSLAEHLARLQEGIGKYIRSPAKEGLAVIDWEEWRPIWVRNWKPKDVYQEVSRQLVVQRQPHRSLEEVNKQAVFEFESAARQFMVSTLRSAKSFRPKQLWGFYLFPDCYNHDYSKNKESYTGQCPDVEKTRNDQLAWLWRESMALYPSIYLDPLLASTPNSRKFVRARVMEAMRISQQHHDGYSLPVFVYTRPTYIRKMDVLSQPDLISTIGESAALGAAGVIFWGDADYTKNRESCQTIKDYLEGDLGRYIVNVTTAAQLCSTVLCQGQGRCLRQDSSADVFLHLNPSSFQLRRRDAEHPQHPLLWAEGRLSPADTRFLRTNFHCHCYQGWQGSSCQQPAGPRGGAPGPPTPMGLGVLLLLLLLGWC, encoded by the exons ATGCGCGGGGGCTGCTCGGCGGCGCTGGCGCTGCCCTGGCTGGCGCTGCTCGCCCTGGCCCGGCAGCCCCCCGAGAAGCCGTCGGCGGCCCCGCTGCTGACCCGGCGGCCGTTCCTGGTGGCCTGGAACGTGCCCACCCAGGACTGCAAGCCCCGCTTCCAGGTGGCCCTGGACTTCAGCATCTTCGACCTGCAGGCGTCGCCCAACGAGGGCTTCGTGGACCAGAACCTCACCATCTTCTACAAGGAGCGCCTGGGGCTCTACCCCTACTACACCAGCCAGCGCGTGCCCATCAACGGCGGCGTgccccagctcagcagcctgGCCGAGCACCTCGCCCGGCTCCAGGAGGGGATCGGCAAGTACATCCGCTCGCCCGCCAAGGAGGGGTTGGCCGTCATCGACTGGGAGGAGTGGCGGCCCATCTGGGTGCGCAACTGGAAGCCCAAGGACGTCTACCAGGAGGTCTCGCGGCAGCTGGTGGTGCAGCGGCAGCCCCACCGCTCCCTGGAGGAGGTGAACAAGCAGGCGGTCTTCGAGTTCGAGTCGGCGGCGCGGCAGTTCATGGTGAGCACGCTGCGCTCGGCCAAGAGCTTCCGCCCCAAGCAGCTCTGGGGCTTCTACCTCTTCCCCGACTGCTACAACCACGACTACAGCAAGAACAAGGAGAGCTACACGGGGCAGTGCCCGGACGTGGAGAAGACGCGCAACGACCAGCTGGCGTGGCTGTGGAGGGAGAGCATGGCGCTCTACCCCTCCATCTACCTCGACCCCCTCCTGGCCTCCACCCCCAACAGCCGCAAGTTCGTGCGGGCGCGGGTGATGGAGGCCATGCGCATCTCGCAGCAGCACCACGATGGCTACAGCCTGCCCGTCTTCGTCTACACCCGGCCCACCTACATCCGCAAGATGGACGTGCTCAGCCAG CCGGACTTGATCTCCACCATTGGCGAGAGTGCAGCGCTGGGTGCAGCCGGGGTCATCTTCTGGGGTGACGCAGACTACACCAAAAACCGG gagTCGTGCCAGACCATCAAGGACTACCTGGAGGGGGACCTGGGCCGCTACATCGTCAACGTCACGACGGCAGCGCAGCTCTGCAGCACGGTGCTGTGCCAGGGCCAGGGCCGCTGCCTGCGCCAGGACAGCTCCGCCGATGTCTTCCTGCACCTCAACCCCAGCAGCTTCCAGCTGCGGCGCCGGGACGCggagcacccccagcaccccctccTCTGGGCCGAGGGCCGCCTGTCCCCCGCTGACACCCGCTTCCTACGGACCAATTTCCACTGCCACTGCTAccagggctggcagggcagcagctgccagcagccagcaggaccccgtgggggagcccccggccccccgacGCCCATGGgactgggggtgctgctgctgctgctgctcctgggctggTGCTAG